The Paenibacillus mucilaginosus 3016 genome includes the window GACAACAGCCAGCCGCTGTGGCAGGCCGCACAGCACGTGAAGCTCGACAAGGCGGGACATCGGGCGAGCGGGGAAGTGGAGCTGCAGGAGGGGGCGGAGACCGAGCGGGTGGCGTTCTTTGCCGGAGCCGAGGAGGACCTGGTGTTCAAGAACAGTACGGAGGAGACGTATTATGTGGTCTCGGAGGATGAGCGTGCCGGCCGGAAGCATCACCGGGAGTCCGGGAAAGAGGGCGGACCGACAGCCGAGGAGCTGGAAGGGATCGTGGACGCGCTGGCCGGCGGTCTTAAGCAGCAGATGACGCTCGAGACGAAGCCGGACGGAGGCAGCCAGGTGGAACTGCAGCTGTCCGCGGCACAGATCCCGCCTGCCGTTCAGGCCTTGGGGGCGCTGGCTCTGAAGTATGCGGGGGATGGGGAACACCGGCATGCCCCCGGGAAGGAAGGCCTGCCGGCGTGGTTCGGCGGTACGGAGCCGGATCTGCCTGCCTTGACGCAGGATATCCGCATCGAATCCTTCCGACTGACAGCGGACATTGCTCCGGACGGCATGCTGCAGGGGCAGGTCGTGGAGCTGAAGGTCGATGGCAAGGATGCCGCGGGCGCAGAGCATGAGCTGGCCCTGACCGCTCAGGTGGCGCTGTCCGGACATAACGCGACGGCTGCGGATACGGTGGAGCTTGACGGAAAGCAGGTTCGCACGCTCGATCTGCATGGTGACGGGAGGAAGTAAGGGGCAGTGGGCTTGTCGCGGATGGCCGGCTGAGAACTGCAGGCCATCCCGCGGCGGCTTTCGGAACCCATGTGTATGGAAGTGGATGAGATAAGGAGGCCAAGATGATGAACGATCCCGTACTTGAGGTCAGCGGGCTGACCAAACTTTTTCGCAGCGGCAGGGGCATTCAGGAGATGAATCTTACGGTCGGCGAAGGGGAGATCTACGGACTCTTCGGACCGAACGGGGCCGGGAAGACGACGCTGCTCAAGCTCGTGACCGGCTTGATCCCTGCCGCCGGCGGGCAGGTCCGGTGGTTCGGGCACAGCCTGGAGGACGAGTACGAAGAGGCGATGAAGCGGGTCGGCTGTGTGCTGGAAGCCGGCAGCACGTACGGCTATCTTACCGCGAGGGAGCAGCTGGAGCAGGTGCGCCGCCATTACCCGGGCTTGGCGGCAGCCCGGATGGACGAAGTGCTGGAGCTGACAGGGCTTCGCCCTTACGCCGGGGAGAAAACCCGGGGCTTCTCGCTCGGTATGAAGCAGCGCCTGGCCCTGGCCGCCGCCCTGCTGCCCCGGCCGGCGTTCGTGCTGCTCGATGAGCCGACCAACGGGCTGGACATCGAGGGCATTCTGGAGATCCGCCGGGTGATCCGGCAGCTGGCTGCGGAAGAAGGGGTCACCTTCCTGATCTCTTCGCACCTGATCGGGGAGATGGAGCAGGTCTGCAGCCGCGCGGGTGTTCTATTGGGGGGGCGCCTGGTGCTTGAGGGTACGGTCCCCGATCTTCTGCGGGAGTATGGCTCGCTGGAGGCCATGTACCTGGCGGCGGCGGGACGGCCGCTGAGGGAGGGGGCGTAAATCATGCATGCTTTCTACGCAAGTCTGCGCAATGAGCTCGCCCGGCTCGCGGCCCAGCCCAAGACCCGCTGGTTCCTGGCGGCGTCGCTGCTGCTGCCGCTCGGTCTTTCGCTCTTGTCGTCCCGGCTGCAGGGAGGCGGCGGTCTGTCTGCCCTGCTCAGCGGGGATCCTTACCTCGCACTGCTTGGCGGCTATACGGCCTTCGTGCTGCCCCTGTTCCTGTTCATGACCGCCGCCGACCAGTTTCCGGGCGAGCGGGAGGAGGGCACGATGGTGCTGACGCTGCTTCGCCCTGTCTCCCGGGCCAAGATCTATGGGGCCAAGGTGGCTGCCGCCGCAGTCTATACCGGTCTGCAGCTGCTGCTTCTTGCTGTGGTCAGTTTGCTCTGCAGCCTGCTGCTGCCGGGCAGTGCTCCTGCGGTGCTGGATCCCCTCTCCTTTTTCCGGGCGGCCGTAGCCGCTTGGGCGGCCATGCTGGCTGTCGGAGCCGTCGGTGCGGCGCTCGTACAGCTTACTGGGCGTGCTACGACCGGCCTGGCGCTCTGCCTGGTGTTGTACGGGGCGTTGAAGCTCCTTCCGCTTCTGCTTCCCGGATTGTCGGTGTGGTCCCTCTTTTCTTACACGGGCTGGCATGCCCTCTGGCTCGGAGACGGGGTCCCGGCCGTCCGGTTGTGGAATCTGTCCCTGCTGCTCCTGGCGTATAGTATAATAGCCTATACAGGCGGTTTGGCTATTTTTAACAAAAAATCATTCTAACAGCAGCGGGGAGCGGGAAAGCCTTGTCCATCCGAATGAAGCTGATCCTTTCGAATATTGCCATGGTCGTCGTCCCGGTCCTCTTGTTTGCCCTGACAACGGTCCTGGTGGCCGCTCTTGTCATGAACAACGCCTTCGGGCTCAAGTCCCTTGTTCTGCCGGGTATCGGCTTGGAAGAGAATGCGGTGGAGGAGCATTTCGACAGCAAAAGCGAGTGGTATACGGTTCTGCAGTACTTTGCCCGGGAGGAGCCCGAACGCTTCCGGGACCCGGATTTCCTACAGCAGACCGGAGAGAAGCTCGCCAGCCTGGAATCCGGCATTGTGGTGCTGCAGGAAGGGAAGGTCACCTTCGCTTCACAGGCGATCGGACGGGTGGATGACCCGTCTGCGCTGCTCGCGCTTCCGGATGTATCGGGGCGGGAGCGTCATGAGCATGAGATCGTTCTGGGCGGTGTGGCTTACTATGTCTTCTCGCACGAGCTTAGGTTCGGAGATGGGGGCACCGGCGTGCTGGTCATGCTGGAGGATCAGCGGCCGCTCGGCATGGTGACCCGCAGGGTCTTTCCCATCGTGCTGGGTATTCTCCTGCTCGTGCTTGCGGTGACGAACGGCGGGCTGACCTATCTTGTCTCCCGCAGCATTATCCGACCGCTCCGCGAATTGAAGGCGGCGGCCGAGCGGATCAAGGACGGGCGGCTGGAGGAGGCGCTGGAGCTTCGGCGCAGGGATGAGATCGGCGAAGTGGGCGCGGCGTTCGAGGAGATGAGGCAGCGGCTGCTCGATTCCATCCGGACTCAGCTGCAGTATGAGGACAACCGCAAGGAACTGCTCACGAACATTTCGCACGATCTCAAGACCCCAATAACCGCCATCCAAAGCTGTGCGGAGGGGCTTCGGGACGGTATTGCCGATACGCCGGAGAAGCAGGCCAAGTACGTAGGCATGATCCACAGCAAAGCGCTGCACCTCAACCGGCTGATCGATGAGCTCTTCCTGTTCTCCAAGCTGGACCTGAAACGGCTTCCCTTTCACTTCGAGCCTCTTGAGCTGCGGGCGTATCTCATGGATTATGCCGAAGAGCTCAAGGTGGATCCGCGGATGCGGGAGATGCAGGTCCGCTTCGAGGCTGTTGAAACGGGACCCCGGGTGTGGGTCCAGGCGGACCGTGAGAAGCTCGGACGGGTGCTTATGAACATCGTGGATAATGCGGTGAAGCATGCAAGGGAGCCGCAGGCTCAGCTGCAGATTGCCTTAAGGACTGAAGATGGGGAGGCGGAGCTGACGCTCGAAGACAACGGGCCCGGCATTGAACCGCAGGCGCTGCCCTGGGTGTTCGACCGGTTCTACCGGGCGGATCTCTCCCGGCGTACCGATACGGGCGGCAGCGGATTGGGCCTTGCCATCGTCAAGGGCATCGTGGAAGAGCACGGCGGGCGTGTCCGGGCGGAGAGCGGACCGGACCGGGGGACGGCGATTGTCATCACGCTTCCGCTGCTCGCGGAGGTGCCGGAGCCGTGAATGGTAAGGGCGTCAGTCAGGTGGCCCGCATAGGGGAGAGGAGCGCAAGGGATGAAGCGGATTCTGATCATTGAAGACGAAAGCGTGATAGCGGAGGTGCAGAAGGATTATCTGGAGGTCTCGGGCTATGCGGT containing:
- a CDS encoding ABC transporter permease subunit encodes the protein MHAFYASLRNELARLAAQPKTRWFLAASLLLPLGLSLLSSRLQGGGGLSALLSGDPYLALLGGYTAFVLPLFLFMTAADQFPGEREEGTMVLTLLRPVSRAKIYGAKVAAAAVYTGLQLLLLAVVSLLCSLLLPGSAPAVLDPLSFFRAAVAAWAAMLAVGAVGAALVQLTGRATTGLALCLVLYGALKLLPLLLPGLSVWSLFSYTGWHALWLGDGVPAVRLWNLSLLLLAYSIIAYTGGLAIFNKKSF
- a CDS encoding ABC transporter ATP-binding protein, whose translation is MMNDPVLEVSGLTKLFRSGRGIQEMNLTVGEGEIYGLFGPNGAGKTTLLKLVTGLIPAAGGQVRWFGHSLEDEYEEAMKRVGCVLEAGSTYGYLTAREQLEQVRRHYPGLAAARMDEVLELTGLRPYAGEKTRGFSLGMKQRLALAAALLPRPAFVLLDEPTNGLDIEGILEIRRVIRQLAAEEGVTFLISSHLIGEMEQVCSRAGVLLGGRLVLEGTVPDLLREYGSLEAMYLAAAGRPLREGA
- a CDS encoding sensor histidine kinase, producing the protein MSIRMKLILSNIAMVVVPVLLFALTTVLVAALVMNNAFGLKSLVLPGIGLEENAVEEHFDSKSEWYTVLQYFAREEPERFRDPDFLQQTGEKLASLESGIVVLQEGKVTFASQAIGRVDDPSALLALPDVSGRERHEHEIVLGGVAYYVFSHELRFGDGGTGVLVMLEDQRPLGMVTRRVFPIVLGILLLVLAVTNGGLTYLVSRSIIRPLRELKAAAERIKDGRLEEALELRRRDEIGEVGAAFEEMRQRLLDSIRTQLQYEDNRKELLTNISHDLKTPITAIQSCAEGLRDGIADTPEKQAKYVGMIHSKALHLNRLIDELFLFSKLDLKRLPFHFEPLELRAYLMDYAEELKVDPRMREMQVRFEAVETGPRVWVQADREKLGRVLMNIVDNAVKHAREPQAQLQIALRTEDGEAELTLEDNGPGIEPQALPWVFDRFYRADLSRRTDTGGSGLGLAIVKGIVEEHGGRVRAESGPDRGTAIVITLPLLAEVPEP